One window of the Penaeus vannamei isolate JL-2024 chromosome 31, ASM4276789v1, whole genome shotgun sequence genome contains the following:
- the LOC113814960 gene encoding uncharacterized protein encodes MAGRDPMFYPSSSSSSASSSVNSLDTALRDALARALDKGRASTGEARDRMSHYYTCSVETVRNKISGKSRNLQAKWKDLRGLQEARERALEGLRGAGRTLVCFVGGRDGGSPKATYQRLDNDLDEATERTHISASPSTSPSTSSSTSSSDPLPRLRARVALELSRAGKWLVTGLRGYAESVNPTMAYDARARHTLHVASSGYPTTFPYAL; translated from the exons ATGGCAGGCAGAGACCCCATGTTCtacccttcctcatcttcctcctccgcgTCCTCTTCCGTGAACTCCTTGGATACCGCCCTTCGCGACGCCCTCGCCCGCGCCCTCGACAAAGGACGGGCTTCCACGGGCGAGGCGAGGGATAGGATGAGCCATTACTACACCTGCAGCGTGGAGACAGTGAGGAACAAGATCTCCGGTAAGTCTAGGAATCTTCAGGCGAAATGGAAGGATCTCCGAGGACTGCAGGAGGCGCGCGAAAGGGCACTGGAAGGACTCAGGGGCGCCGGGAGGACCCTCGTGTGCTTCGtcggaggaagggacggaggctCGCCCAAGGCCACGTATCAGCGATTGGATAATGATTTG GACGAAGCTACCGAGAGGACCCACATCTCGGCCTCGCCCTCTACTTCGCCTtcgacctcgtcctccacctcgtcctctgaccccctccctcgcctccgcgCCCGCGTCGCCCTCGAGTTGTCCAGGGCGGGCAAGTGGCTGGTGACGGGCCTTCGAGGTTATGCCGAAAGTGTCAACCCTACCATGGCCTACGACGCCCGAGCCAGGCACACGCTGCACGTCGCCAGTTCGGGTTATCCAACTACCTTTCCTTATGCTCTTTGA